A single genomic interval of Bos javanicus breed banteng chromosome 26, ARS-OSU_banteng_1.0, whole genome shotgun sequence harbors:
- the PSD gene encoding PH and SEC7 domain-containing protein 1 isoform X2 has product MAQGAMRFCSEGDCAISPPRCPRRWLPEGPVPQSPPASMYGSTGSLLRRVAGPGPRSRELGRVTAPCTPLRGPPSPRIAPSPWAPSSPTGQPPPGARSSVVIFRFVEKASVRPLNGLPAPGGLSRSWDLGGVSPPRPTPALGPGSHQKLRLEASTSDPLPAGGGSARPGTQGLLQGPPTQPQVGADGLYSSLPNGLGGPSEHLATLFRGPADTGLLNQGDIWSSPREVSSHAQRIARAKWEFFYGSLDPPSSGAKPPEQAPPSPPGVGSGQGSGVAVGRAAKYSETDLDTVPLRCYRETDIDEVLTEREEADSAIESQPSSEGLPGAARPPAPRPGPCLGPHPSLGSGNEDEDEAGGEEDVDDEVFEASEGARPGTRMPHSGPLKSPLPFLPGTSPSADGPDSFSCVFEAILESHRAKGTSYTSLASLEALASPGPTQSPFFTFELPPQPPAPRPDPPAPAPLAPLEPDSGTSSAADGPWTQRGEEEEAEAGAKQAPGRDPPSPCHSEDSFGLGAAPLGSEPPLNQLVSDSDSELDSTERLALGSTDTLSNGQKADLEAAQRLAKRLYRLDGFRKADVARHLGKNNDFSKLVAGEYLKFFVFTGMTLDQALRVFLKELALMGETQERERVLAHFSQRYFQCNPGALSSEDGAHTLTCALMLLNTDLHGHNIGKRMTCGDFIGNLEGLNEGGDFPRELLKALYSSIKNEKLQWAIDEEELRRSLSELADPNPKVIKRVSGGSGSGSSPFLDLTPEPGAAVYKHGALVRKVHADPDCRKTPRGKRGWKNFHGILKGMILYLQKEEYQPGKALSEAELKNAISIHHALATRASDYSKRPHVFYLRTADWRVFLFQAPSLEQMQSWITRINVVAAMFSAPPFPAAVSSQKKFSRPLLPSTATRLSQEEQVRTHEAKLKAMASELREHRATQLTKKARGKEAEEQRQKEAYLEFEKSRYGTYAALLRVKLKAGSEELDAVEAAVAQAGGTEDGLPPPHSSPSLPANTSSQPRAQCSDSEARAGAGSGRWKP; this is encoded by the exons ATGGCCCAGGGTGCCATGCGCTTCTGCTCGGAAGGCGACTGTGCCATCTCCCCACCACGATGCCCACGCCGCTGGCTCCCCGAAGGCCCAGTGCCCCAGAGCCCCCCAGCCAGCATGTATGGCAGCACAGGCTCCTTACTCCGGCGAGTGGCAGGTCCAGGTCCCCGAAGTCGGGAGCTTGGACGTGTGACAGCACCCTGTACTCCTCTGCGTGGCCCCCCTTCACCCCGCATTGCTCCCTCACCTTGGGCACCCTCTTCACCCACTGGGCAGCCCCCACCAGGGGCCCGGAGCTCTGTGGTCATATTCCGCTTTGTGGAGAAGGCCAGTGTGAGGCCACTGAATGGGCTGCCAGCTCCTGGAGGCTTGAGTCGGAGCTGGGACCTGGGTGGGGTCTCTCCTCCCAGGCCCACCCCAGCCCTTGGGCCTGGCTCCCATCAAAAGTTGAGGCTAGAAGCATCCACATCAGACCCGCTACCAGCTGGAGGAGGCTCAGCTCGGCCTGGGACCCAGGGCCTTTTACAGGGGCCACCAACTCAACCGCAGGTTGGAGCAGATGGTCTTTACTCCTCTCTCCCCAATGGGCTGGGGGGACCCTCTGAGCACCTGGCCACATTATTCCGAGGACCTGCTGACACTGGACTCCTGAACCAG GGGGACATCTGGTCCTCACCACGAGAAGTCTCCTCTCATGCCCAGAGAATCGCTCGAGCCAAATGGGAATTCTTCTATGGCTCTTTGGATCCCCCCAGCTCAG GTGCTAAGCCCCCAGAGCAGGCCCCCCCATCTCCACCTGGGGTGGGCTCAGGGCAGGGCTCTGGGGTGGCTGTGGGGCGAGCAGCCAAGTACTCCGAGACGGACCTGGACACAGTGCCCCTGAGGTGCTACCGCGAGACCGACATCGATGAGGTGCTGACTGAGCGGGAAGAGGCTGACTCGGCCATCGAGAGTCAGCCCAGCTCTGAGGGCCTGCCTGGCGCTGCCCGCCCACCTGCCCCACGTCCTGGCCCATGCCTTGGCCCTCACCCCAGCCTGGGCAGTGGCAATGAGGACGAGGATGAGGCAGGTGGGGAAGAGGATGTGGACGACGAAGTGTTTGAGGCCTCAGAAGGGGCCCG GCCAGGTACCCGAATGCCTCACTCCGGGCCTCTCAAGTCACCTCTGCCCTTTCTACCTGGGACCAGCCCCTCGGCTGATGGGCCTGACTCTTTCAGTTGTGTGTTTGAAGCCATCTTGGAGTCACACCGGGCCAAGGGCACCTCCTACACCAGCCTCGCCTCGCTGGAGGCCCTGGCCTCACCTGGCCCGACCCAGAGCCCCTTTTTCACCTTTGAGCTGCCTCCCCAACCCCCTGCCCCAAGGCCTGATCCGCCTGCTCCTGCCCCACTTGCTCCTCTTGAACCGGATTCTGGTACCAGCTCTGCTGCTGATGGGCCTTGGAcacagagaggggaggaagaggaggcagaggctggagccAAGCAGGCCCCAGGGAGGGATCCCCCTAGTCCTTGCCACTCAGAAGACAGCTTCGGACTGGGGGCAGCACCCCTGGGCAG TGAACCACCCCTGAACCAACTGGTGTCTGATTCGGACTCAGAGCTGGACAGCACAGAGCGGCTGGCCCTGGGAAGCACTGACACCTTGTCCAATGGGCAGAAAGCAGACCTGGAGGCTGCACAGCGCCTCGCTAAGAGGCTGTACCGACTAGATGGCTTCAGGAAGGCGGATGTGGCCCGGCATCTGGGCAAGAA CAATGACTTCAGCAAACTTGTGGCTGGCGAGTACCTGAAGTTTTTTGTCTTCACGGGCATGACTCTGGACCAAGCTCTCAG ggtGTTTCTCAAGGAGCTGGCCTTAATGGGTGAGACCCAGGAACGGGAGCGTGTGCTGGCCCACTTCTCCCAGAGATACTTCCAGTGTAATCCTGGAGCCCTGTCCTCAGAGG ACGGTGCGCACACGCTGACCTGCGCCCTCATGCTACTCAATACGGATCTCCACGGCCAC AACATCGGGAAACGCATGACCTGCGGAGACTTCATCGGTAACCTGGAAGGCCTCAACGAAGGCGGCGACTTCCCCAGAGAGCTGCTCAAG GCCTTGTACAGCTCCATCAAGAATGAAAAGTTGCAGTGGGCCAT AGACGAGGAGGAGCTGAGACGGTCTCTGTCTGAGCTGGCCGACCCCAACCCCAAGGTCATCAAGAGGGTCAGTGGGGGCAGTGGCAGTGGCTCCAGCCCTTTCCTGGACCTGACTCCCGAGCCCGGGGCTGCAGTCTACAAGCACGGCGCCCTGGTGCGAAAGGTGCACGCGGACCCTGACTGCAGGAAGA CACCTCGGGGCAAGCGCGGCTGGAAGAACTTCCACGGGATCCTCAAGGGCATGATCCTTTATCTGCAGAAG GAGGAGTACCAGCCTGGGAAAGCGCTGTCAGAGGCAGAGCTTAAGAACGCCATCAGCATCCACCACGCGCTGGCCACGCGGGCCAGTGACTACAGCAAGAGGCCGCATGTCTTCTACCTGCGCACTGCTGACTGGCGGGTCTTCCTCTTCCAGGCCCC GAGCCTGGAGCAGATGCAGTCCTGGATCACTCGCATCAATGTGGTGGCTGCCATGTTCTCCGCACCCCCATTCCCAGCTGCCGTCAGCTCCCAGAAGAAGTTCAGCCGCCCTCTGCTACCCAGCACTGCCACCCGCCTCTCCCAG GAGGAGCAAGTGCGGACCCACGAGGCCAAGCTGAAGGCCATGGCAAGTGAGTTGCGGGAGCACCGGGCCACGCAACTGACCAAGAAGGCCCGGGGCAAGGAGGCTGAAGAGCAGCGGCAGAAGGAGGCGTATCTGGAGTTTGAG AAATCCCGCTACGGCACGTACGCAGCGCTGCTTCGGGTCAAGCTGAAGGCAGGCAGTGAGGAGCTGGATGCGGTGGAGGCAGCAGTGGCCCAGGCCGGCGGCACGGAGGATGGACTCCCCCCTCCTCACTCCAGTCCCTCCCTGCCGGCCAACACCTCCAGCCAGCCCCGGGCTCAGTGTTCCGACTCAGAGGCTCGGGCAGGGGCAGGCAGTGGGCGGTGGAAGCCgtga
- the PSD gene encoding PH and SEC7 domain-containing protein 1 isoform X1 codes for MAQGAMRFCSEGDCAISPPRCPRRWLPEGPVPQSPPASMYGSTGSLLRRVAGPGPRSRELGRVTAPCTPLRGPPSPRIAPSPWAPSSPTGQPPPGARSSVVIFRFVEKASVRPLNGLPAPGGLSRSWDLGGVSPPRPTPALGPGSHQKLRLEASTSDPLPAGGGSARPGTQGLLQGPPTQPQVGADGLYSSLPNGLGGPSEHLATLFRGPADTGLLNQGDIWSSPREVSSHAQRIARAKWEFFYGSLDPPSSGAKPPEQAPPSPPGVGSGQGSGVAVGRAAKYSETDLDTVPLRCYRETDIDEVLTEREEADSAIESQPSSEGLPGAARPPAPRPGPCLGPHPSLGSGNEDEDEAGGEEDVDDEVFEASEGARPGTRMPHSGPLKSPLPFLPGTSPSADGPDSFSCVFEAILESHRAKGTSYTSLASLEALASPGPTQSPFFTFELPPQPPAPRPDPPAPAPLAPLEPDSGTSSAADGPWTQRGEEEEAEAGAKQAPGRDPPSPCHSEDSFGLGAAPLGSEPPLNQLVSDSDSELDSTERLALGSTDTLSNGQKADLEAAQRLAKRLYRLDGFRKADVARHLGKNNDFSKLVAGEYLKFFVFTGMTLDQALRVFLKELALMGETQERERVLAHFSQRYFQCNPGALSSEDGAHTLTCALMLLNTDLHGHNIGKRMTCGDFIGNLEGLNEGGDFPRELLKALYSSIKNEKLQWAIDEEELRRSLSELADPNPKVIKRVSGGSGSGSSPFLDLTPEPGAAVYKHGALVRKVHADPDCRKSMWPAPRGKRGWKNFHGILKGMILYLQKEEYQPGKALSEAELKNAISIHHALATRASDYSKRPHVFYLRTADWRVFLFQAPSLEQMQSWITRINVVAAMFSAPPFPAAVSSQKKFSRPLLPSTATRLSQEEQVRTHEAKLKAMASELREHRATQLTKKARGKEAEEQRQKEAYLEFEKSRYGTYAALLRVKLKAGSEELDAVEAAVAQAGGTEDGLPPPHSSPSLPANTSSQPRAQCSDSEARAGAGSGRWKP; via the exons ATGGCCCAGGGTGCCATGCGCTTCTGCTCGGAAGGCGACTGTGCCATCTCCCCACCACGATGCCCACGCCGCTGGCTCCCCGAAGGCCCAGTGCCCCAGAGCCCCCCAGCCAGCATGTATGGCAGCACAGGCTCCTTACTCCGGCGAGTGGCAGGTCCAGGTCCCCGAAGTCGGGAGCTTGGACGTGTGACAGCACCCTGTACTCCTCTGCGTGGCCCCCCTTCACCCCGCATTGCTCCCTCACCTTGGGCACCCTCTTCACCCACTGGGCAGCCCCCACCAGGGGCCCGGAGCTCTGTGGTCATATTCCGCTTTGTGGAGAAGGCCAGTGTGAGGCCACTGAATGGGCTGCCAGCTCCTGGAGGCTTGAGTCGGAGCTGGGACCTGGGTGGGGTCTCTCCTCCCAGGCCCACCCCAGCCCTTGGGCCTGGCTCCCATCAAAAGTTGAGGCTAGAAGCATCCACATCAGACCCGCTACCAGCTGGAGGAGGCTCAGCTCGGCCTGGGACCCAGGGCCTTTTACAGGGGCCACCAACTCAACCGCAGGTTGGAGCAGATGGTCTTTACTCCTCTCTCCCCAATGGGCTGGGGGGACCCTCTGAGCACCTGGCCACATTATTCCGAGGACCTGCTGACACTGGACTCCTGAACCAG GGGGACATCTGGTCCTCACCACGAGAAGTCTCCTCTCATGCCCAGAGAATCGCTCGAGCCAAATGGGAATTCTTCTATGGCTCTTTGGATCCCCCCAGCTCAG GTGCTAAGCCCCCAGAGCAGGCCCCCCCATCTCCACCTGGGGTGGGCTCAGGGCAGGGCTCTGGGGTGGCTGTGGGGCGAGCAGCCAAGTACTCCGAGACGGACCTGGACACAGTGCCCCTGAGGTGCTACCGCGAGACCGACATCGATGAGGTGCTGACTGAGCGGGAAGAGGCTGACTCGGCCATCGAGAGTCAGCCCAGCTCTGAGGGCCTGCCTGGCGCTGCCCGCCCACCTGCCCCACGTCCTGGCCCATGCCTTGGCCCTCACCCCAGCCTGGGCAGTGGCAATGAGGACGAGGATGAGGCAGGTGGGGAAGAGGATGTGGACGACGAAGTGTTTGAGGCCTCAGAAGGGGCCCG GCCAGGTACCCGAATGCCTCACTCCGGGCCTCTCAAGTCACCTCTGCCCTTTCTACCTGGGACCAGCCCCTCGGCTGATGGGCCTGACTCTTTCAGTTGTGTGTTTGAAGCCATCTTGGAGTCACACCGGGCCAAGGGCACCTCCTACACCAGCCTCGCCTCGCTGGAGGCCCTGGCCTCACCTGGCCCGACCCAGAGCCCCTTTTTCACCTTTGAGCTGCCTCCCCAACCCCCTGCCCCAAGGCCTGATCCGCCTGCTCCTGCCCCACTTGCTCCTCTTGAACCGGATTCTGGTACCAGCTCTGCTGCTGATGGGCCTTGGAcacagagaggggaggaagaggaggcagaggctggagccAAGCAGGCCCCAGGGAGGGATCCCCCTAGTCCTTGCCACTCAGAAGACAGCTTCGGACTGGGGGCAGCACCCCTGGGCAG TGAACCACCCCTGAACCAACTGGTGTCTGATTCGGACTCAGAGCTGGACAGCACAGAGCGGCTGGCCCTGGGAAGCACTGACACCTTGTCCAATGGGCAGAAAGCAGACCTGGAGGCTGCACAGCGCCTCGCTAAGAGGCTGTACCGACTAGATGGCTTCAGGAAGGCGGATGTGGCCCGGCATCTGGGCAAGAA CAATGACTTCAGCAAACTTGTGGCTGGCGAGTACCTGAAGTTTTTTGTCTTCACGGGCATGACTCTGGACCAAGCTCTCAG ggtGTTTCTCAAGGAGCTGGCCTTAATGGGTGAGACCCAGGAACGGGAGCGTGTGCTGGCCCACTTCTCCCAGAGATACTTCCAGTGTAATCCTGGAGCCCTGTCCTCAGAGG ACGGTGCGCACACGCTGACCTGCGCCCTCATGCTACTCAATACGGATCTCCACGGCCAC AACATCGGGAAACGCATGACCTGCGGAGACTTCATCGGTAACCTGGAAGGCCTCAACGAAGGCGGCGACTTCCCCAGAGAGCTGCTCAAG GCCTTGTACAGCTCCATCAAGAATGAAAAGTTGCAGTGGGCCAT AGACGAGGAGGAGCTGAGACGGTCTCTGTCTGAGCTGGCCGACCCCAACCCCAAGGTCATCAAGAGGGTCAGTGGGGGCAGTGGCAGTGGCTCCAGCCCTTTCCTGGACCTGACTCCCGAGCCCGGGGCTGCAGTCTACAAGCACGGCGCCCTGGTGCGAAAGGTGCACGCGGACCCTGACTGCAGGAAGAGTATGTGGCCAG CACCTCGGGGCAAGCGCGGCTGGAAGAACTTCCACGGGATCCTCAAGGGCATGATCCTTTATCTGCAGAAG GAGGAGTACCAGCCTGGGAAAGCGCTGTCAGAGGCAGAGCTTAAGAACGCCATCAGCATCCACCACGCGCTGGCCACGCGGGCCAGTGACTACAGCAAGAGGCCGCATGTCTTCTACCTGCGCACTGCTGACTGGCGGGTCTTCCTCTTCCAGGCCCC GAGCCTGGAGCAGATGCAGTCCTGGATCACTCGCATCAATGTGGTGGCTGCCATGTTCTCCGCACCCCCATTCCCAGCTGCCGTCAGCTCCCAGAAGAAGTTCAGCCGCCCTCTGCTACCCAGCACTGCCACCCGCCTCTCCCAG GAGGAGCAAGTGCGGACCCACGAGGCCAAGCTGAAGGCCATGGCAAGTGAGTTGCGGGAGCACCGGGCCACGCAACTGACCAAGAAGGCCCGGGGCAAGGAGGCTGAAGAGCAGCGGCAGAAGGAGGCGTATCTGGAGTTTGAG AAATCCCGCTACGGCACGTACGCAGCGCTGCTTCGGGTCAAGCTGAAGGCAGGCAGTGAGGAGCTGGATGCGGTGGAGGCAGCAGTGGCCCAGGCCGGCGGCACGGAGGATGGACTCCCCCCTCCTCACTCCAGTCCCTCCCTGCCGGCCAACACCTCCAGCCAGCCCCGGGCTCAGTGTTCCGACTCAGAGGCTCGGGCAGGGGCAGGCAGTGGGCGGTGGAAGCCgtga
- the FBXL15 gene encoding F-box/LRR-repeat protein 15 produces MEPPMDPSGGEQEPGAVRLLDLPWEDVLLPHVLSRVPLRQLLWLQRVSRAFRALVQLHLARLRRFDAAQVGPQIPRAALAWLLRDAEGLQELALAPCHEWLSDEDLVPVLARNPQLRSVALAGCGQLSRRALGALAEGCPRLQRLSLAHCDWVDGLALRGLADRCPALEELDLTACRQLKDEAIVYLAQRRGAGLRSLSLAVNANVGDTAVQELARNCPELQHLDLTGCLRVGSDGIRTLAEYCPALRSLRVRHCHHVAEPSLSRLRKRGVDIDVEPPLHQALVLLQDMVGFAPFVNLQV; encoded by the exons ATGGAGCCACCGATGGACCCGTCCGGAGGGGAGCAAGAGCCCGGAGCCGTCAG GCTCCTGGATTTGCCCTGGGAAGACGTGCTGCTCCCACACGTCCTGAGCCGGGTGCCGCTGCGCCAGCTGCTCTGGCTGCAGCGCGTCAGTCGGGCTTTCCGGGCGCTAGTGCAACTGCACCTCGCCCGGCTGCGCCGCTTCGACGCCGCTCAG GTGGGTCCGCAGATTCCACGGGCCGCATTGGCCTGGCTGCTGCGGGACGCCGAGGGGCTGCAGGAGCTGGCGCTGGCGCCGTGTCACGAATGGCTGTCGGACGAGGATCTGGTGCCGGTGTTGGCGCGGAATCCGCAGCTGCGGAGTGTGGCGCTGGCCGGCTGCGGGCAACTGAGCCGCCGCGCGCTGGGGGCGCTGGCCGAGGGCTGCCCCCGCCTGCAGCGCCTTTCGCTCGCGCACTGTGACTGGGTAGATGGGCTGGCGCTGCGCGGCCTCGCTGACCGCTGTCCGGCCCTGGAGGAGCTGGACCTCACCGCCTGCCGACAGCTCAAGGATGAGGCCATCGTATACCTGGCGCAGAGGCGCGGCGCAGGCCTTCGCAGCCTCTCCCTAGCGGTCAACGCCAATGTAGGGGATACCGCCGTCCAGGAGTTGGCTCGGAACTGCCCGGAACTCCAGCACCTCGACCTAACAGGGTGCCTCCGCGTCGGAAGCGACGGTATCAG GACTTTGGCAGAGTACTGCCCTGCGCTGCGCTCGCTGCGGGTGCGGCACTGCCACCACGTGGCCGAGCCCAGCCTAAGCCGCCTGCGGAAGCGCGGTGTGGACATCGACGTCGAGCCGCCGCTGCATCAGGCCCTGGTACTGCTGCAGGACATGGTGGGCTTTGCACCCTTTGTCAACCTGCAGGTCTGA
- the CUEDC2 gene encoding CUE domain-containing protein 2 isoform X2, with the protein MELERIVSAALLAFVQTHLPEADLSGLDDVIFSYVLGVLGDLGPSGPSEENFDMEAFTEMMEAYVPGFAHIPRGTIGDMIQKLSGQLSGARNKEPLQRPEKLKEETMSSAGDTQDEAAGPEEELLPGVDVLLEVFPTCSVEQAQWVLAKARGDLEEAVQMLVEGKQGPPAWDGPNQDLPRRLRGPQKDELKSFILQKYMMVDSAEDQKIHRPMAPKEAPKKLIRYIDNQIVSTKGERFKDVRNPEAEEMKATYINLKPARKYRFH; encoded by the exons ATGGAGCTGGAGAGGATTGTCAGTGCAGCCCTTCTTGCCTTTGTCCAGACGCACCTCCCAGAGGCCGACCTCAG CGGCTTGGATGACGTCATCTTTTCCTATGTGCTCGGGGTTCTTGGGGACCTGGGCCCCTCAGGCCCATCAGAGGAGAATTTCGACATGGAAGCCTTCACTGAAATGATGGAGGCCTATGTGCCTGGCTTCGCCCACATCCCCAG GGGTACAATAGGGGACATGATCCAGAAGCTCTCAGGGCAGTTGAGTGGTGCCAGGAACAAAG AGCCCCTGCAGCGGCCCGAAAAGCTCAAAGAAGAGACGATGTCTTCTGCTGGGGACACCCAAGATGAG GCAGCCGGCCCTGAGGAAGAGCTGCTGCCAGGGGTGGACGTACTCCTGGAGGTGTTCCCCACCTGTTCAGTGGAGCAGGCCCAGTGGGTATTGGCCAAAGCTCGAGGGGACTTGGAAGAAGCTGTGCAGATGCTGGTAGAGGGGAAGCAGGGGCCTCCAGCCTGGGATGGCCCCAACCAG GACCTGCCTAGGCGTCTCAGAGGCCCCCAAAAAGATGAGCTGAAATCCTTCATCCTGCAGAA GTACATGATGGTGGATAGTGCAGAGGATCAGAAGATTCACCGTCCTATGGCTCCTAAGGAG GCTCCCAAGAAGCTGATCCGATACATCGACAACCAGATAGTGAGCACCAAAGGGGAGCGATTCAAAGATGTGCGGAACCCTGAGGCTGAGGAGATGAAGGCCACATACATCAACCTCAAGCCAGCCAGAAAGTACCGCTTCCACTGA
- the CUEDC2 gene encoding CUE domain-containing protein 2 isoform X1, with product MELERIVSAALLAFVQTHLPEADLSGLDDVIFSYVLGVLGDLGPSGPSEENFDMEAFTEMMEAYVPGFAHIPRGTIGDMIQKLSGQLSGARNKENVQPQSSEVQGQVSISPEPLQRPEKLKEETMSSAGDTQDEAAGPEEELLPGVDVLLEVFPTCSVEQAQWVLAKARGDLEEAVQMLVEGKQGPPAWDGPNQDLPRRLRGPQKDELKSFILQKYMMVDSAEDQKIHRPMAPKEAPKKLIRYIDNQIVSTKGERFKDVRNPEAEEMKATYINLKPARKYRFH from the exons ATGGAGCTGGAGAGGATTGTCAGTGCAGCCCTTCTTGCCTTTGTCCAGACGCACCTCCCAGAGGCCGACCTCAG CGGCTTGGATGACGTCATCTTTTCCTATGTGCTCGGGGTTCTTGGGGACCTGGGCCCCTCAGGCCCATCAGAGGAGAATTTCGACATGGAAGCCTTCACTGAAATGATGGAGGCCTATGTGCCTGGCTTCGCCCACATCCCCAG GGGTACAATAGGGGACATGATCCAGAAGCTCTCAGGGCAGTTGAGTGGTGCCAGGAACAAAG AGAATGTGCAGCCACAGAGCTCCGAGGTCCAAGGTCAGGTATCTATCTCCCCAGAGCCCCTGCAGCGGCCCGAAAAGCTCAAAGAAGAGACGATGTCTTCTGCTGGGGACACCCAAGATGAG GCAGCCGGCCCTGAGGAAGAGCTGCTGCCAGGGGTGGACGTACTCCTGGAGGTGTTCCCCACCTGTTCAGTGGAGCAGGCCCAGTGGGTATTGGCCAAAGCTCGAGGGGACTTGGAAGAAGCTGTGCAGATGCTGGTAGAGGGGAAGCAGGGGCCTCCAGCCTGGGATGGCCCCAACCAG GACCTGCCTAGGCGTCTCAGAGGCCCCCAAAAAGATGAGCTGAAATCCTTCATCCTGCAGAA GTACATGATGGTGGATAGTGCAGAGGATCAGAAGATTCACCGTCCTATGGCTCCTAAGGAG GCTCCCAAGAAGCTGATCCGATACATCGACAACCAGATAGTGAGCACCAAAGGGGAGCGATTCAAAGATGTGCGGAACCCTGAGGCTGAGGAGATGAAGGCCACATACATCAACCTCAAGCCAGCCAGAAAGTACCGCTTCCACTGA